The Plasmodium vinckei vinckei genome assembly, chromosome: PVVCY_06 genome contains a region encoding:
- a CDS encoding zinc finger protein, putative, whose amino-acid sequence MKKEKLTINKMEEEFTDINEVEIENEQIWCKNHHTKNINQNDDNEKEQTDQILLSLGSCKFELINKNNKISSDLNIKNDIEDNNFEIINKYQTVAQHGSENKHEKNYENDNNVNSVNNSIVIQQENEYTNDNHLNNETTNIENSNLKNNAYIENTYNENDNNYTENVKINENNNLNTDLKCDNIEKNISPSFSSNMKQEENNKPTLNNANNNEPQSSHTYNPTINDDQAERITNIQDINENSNTVLEPQNDPSNNIMEDENNLNDNNATTFNRHEINENNNIENERSNNEVYTNEAPYIRGEEEQVEVNSEINVEEGEDNIIHINNENNVLEMNNIINERNSRSLGSNSEEMNYYALTIRDNIINNNMNDNINENEVHELRFYQRCLIGKTLGYEIKPNLEEFSVNKFVRAFLFIFILLGLFSIEFSLLYNNLLKINVDDTELLLIDSRYNDMFTRAFLFQFNKKKIKNLTLTNDMIKTEINKGNYKLYNDIHRILNKLNKSNKNSTNNEKRPDNIYEETIKMYEKLKKHDIYIYKIKEFKFKMCRDIFKKINNNNGKNYLFLFIPTQNHLKITPIFIILTVFFLFLRIGLIFSRILYEFVLLFFYRAFRLSLNSKKGYLYKYLWSLCTVLFLEIILCEDCILWWISDIDPIFSYHFQYFIWCCSLIYFMTFFGNKIFKKWVRNSQNNSDNSSNNKYMYAYYILDYVSKALFGMNVTFAMFFILINLGKPTVITVIITGAILFMDILNDSYLEQINLTEFHNFTQNMQPKKKIYIIENKKKKQKKIALTRVNEHTYREFTMDDILEYEEKHKSQKYLGSTKSNINNNGVNENEDKLGYNKKGNIFNLKNIFNKKYMEGKWVYGRLSGGDSKCGEKSVTKRDDDNDAISNQSNGDDDSIISSFEYCEICDERPKNIVLYPCMHGGFCELCIRLLVYNTTKVKYILPSCPLCRQNICDVYKISNEDKYKRVESVNILSIKSKK is encoded by the coding sequence atgaaaaaagaaaaattaactataaataaaatggaagAGGAATTTACAGACATTAATGAAGTagaaattgaaaatgaacaaatttGGTGTAAAAATCAccacacaaaaaatataaatcaaaatgatgataatgaaaaagagCAAACTGATCAAATTCTATTATCGCTAGGTAGTTGTAAATTcgaattaattaataaaaataataaaatttccagtgatttaaatataaaaaatgatatagaagataataattttgaaattataaataaataccaAACAGTGGCTCAACATGGGTCTGAAAATaaacatgaaaaaaattatgaaaatgataataatgtgaatagtgtaaataatagtatAGTCATACAACAAGAGAATGAATATACTAATGATAATCATTTAAACAATGAAACCActaatatagaaaattcaaatttaaaaaataatgcttatatagaaaatacatataacgaaaatgataataattatacggaaaatgtaaaaattaacgagaataataatttaaatacagatttaaaatgtgataatatcgaaaaaaatatatcaccttctttttcttcaaaTATGAAACAGgaggaaaataataaaccaACATTAAACaatgcaaataataatgaaccTCAATCTAGTCATACTTACAATCCTACTATAAATGATGATCAAGCAGAAAGAATAACAAATATTCaagatataaatgaaaattcaAATACTGTTTTGGAACCACAAAATGACCcttcaaataatataatggaggatgaaaataatttaaatgataataatgcaACAACTTTTAATCGACAtgaaattaatgaaaataacaatatcGAAAATGAAAGATCAAATAATGAGGTATATACAAATGAAGCCCCTTATATAAGAGGTGAAGAAGAGCAAGTTGAAGTAAATAGTGAAATAAATGTAGAAGAAGGAGAagataatattatacatataaataatgaaaataatgtattagaaatgaataatataataaatgaaagaaATTCAAGAAGTTTAGGTTCGAATAGTGAAGAAATGAATTATTACGCCTTAACAATAAgagataatataataaataataacatgaatgataatataaatgaaaatgaagtaCATGAATTACGATTTTATCAAAGATGTTTGATTGGTAAAACATTAGGGTATGAAATAAAACCCAATTTAGAAGAATTTAGTGTAAACAAATTTGTTAgagcatttttatttatatttatattattaggaTTGTTTAGTATtgaattttctttattatataataatttattaaaaataaatgttgaTGATactgaattattattaatcgATTCGAGATATAATGATATGTTTACAAGAGCATTCTTGTTTCaattcaataaaaaaaaaataaaaaatttgacaTTAACTAATGATATGATAAAAactgaaataaataaaggaaattataaattatataatgatatacaTAGAATattgaataaattaaataaaagtaataaaaatagtacaaataatgaaaaaagaccagataatatttatgaggaaacaataaaaatgtatgaaaagttaaaaaaacatgatatttatatatacaaaataaaagaattcaaatttaaaatgtgtagagatatatttaaaaagattaacaataataatggaaaaaattatttatttttatttataccgACACaaaatcatttaaaaattacaccaatttttattatcctaacagtattttttctctttttacGTATTGgacttatattttcaagaatattatatgaGTTTGTTTTGCTTTTCTTTTACCGAGCTTTCCGACTATCATTGAATAGCAAAAAAGGATatctatataaatatttatggtCATTATGCACAGTACTGTTTTtagaaattatattatgcGAGGATTGTATTTTATGGTGGATAAGTGATATTGACCCGATATTTAGTTACCACTTCCAGTATTTTATATGGTGTTGctctttaatatattttatgacattttttggaaataaaatatttaaaaagtggGTTCGAAATAGTCAAAACAATTCTGATAATTCAAGCAATAATAAGTACATGTATGCTTATTACATTTTAGATTATGTTAGCAAGGCTTTATTTGGAATGAATGTAACATTTgctatgttttttattttaataaatcttGGAAAGCCAACAGTTATTACTGTAATAATAACAGGCgccattttatttatggaCATTTTGAATGATTCATATTTAgaacaaattaatttaacagaatttcataattttacGCAAAATATGcaaccaaaaaaaaaaatatatattatagaaaataaaaagaaaaaacaaaaaaaaattgcatTAACTAGAGTAAATGAACATACATATAGAGAATTCACTATGGATGATATTCTAgaatatgaagaaaaacataaatcacaaaaatatttgggAAGCACAAAaagtaatataaataataatggggtgaatgaaaatgaagataaaTTGGGttacaataaaaaaggaaatatatttaatttaaaaaatatttttaataaaaaatatatggaagGAAAATGGGTTTATGGAAGATTATCAGGAGGGGATAGTAAATGTGGAGAAAAAAGTGTCACAAAACGTGATGACGATAATGATGCAATTTCAAATCAAAGTAATGGAGATGATGATTCAATAATTTCTTCATTTGAATATTGTGAAATATGTGATGAGCgtccaaaaaatattgttttatatcCATGTATGCATGGTGGATTTTGTGAATTATGCATAAGATTATTGGTCTATAATACTACTAAggtgaaatatattttacctAGCTGTCCTTTATGTAGACAAAATATTTGTGACGTGTATAAAATATCGAATgaagataaatataaacgTGTTGAAAGTGTTAACATATTAAGTAtcaaaagtaaaaaatga